The Chaetodon trifascialis isolate fChaTrf1 chromosome 16, fChaTrf1.hap1, whole genome shotgun sequence genome includes a region encoding these proteins:
- the LOC139345009 gene encoding spidroin-2-like, with protein MAELNTPGLGSGGTGTGPGRYGPGGFGPGGVGTGTGGFGPGGAGTGIGGFGPGAAGTGTGGVGPGLAGVGTGGFRPGGFGPGGAGTGTGGVGPGGAGAGTSGFRPGGAGTGTGGFGPGGAGTGIGGVGPSGAGTGGFGPGGQGLGKRKPSKSGYGGAGYGLGGGSGRVGAGPGGYGPGGGPGGVGAGPGGYGPGGGPGGVGAGPGGYGPGGYGPTGTGTGPLGYGPGGVGPGGYGPGAAGTGGYGPGAAGTGGYGPGGAGSGPGGFRPGGVGGYGPGGQALAKRKPPKSGYGSSLGGTGYRPGGGGGVLPGAGTGGIIGGPGDVAGGTAGAGGVAGTGQGLGGGVGGLPGYTGAGQKSSAQKAAKYAAMQALLGAGGFRGAGCQGKYCGRRRK; from the exons ATGGCAGAGCTTAACACGCCAG GACTTGGATCTGGTGGAACAGGTACTGGACCTGGCAGATATGGGCCTGGTGGTTTTGGGCCAGGTGGTGTTGGCACAGGAACAGGTGGCTTTGGACCAGGTGGTGCCGGCACAGGAATCGGTGGCTTTGGACCAGGAGCTGCTGGCACAGGAACAGGAGGCGTCGGACCTGGTCTTGCCGGCGTAGGAACAGGTGGCTTCAGACCAGGTGGCTTCGGACCAGGTGGTGCTGGCACAGGAACAGGAGGCGTCGGACCAGGTGGTGCTGGTGCAGGAACAAGTGGCTTCAGACCAGGTGGTGCTGGCACAGGAACAGGAGGCTTTGGACCAGGTGGTGCTGGCACAGGAATAGGTGGAGTGGGACCAAGTGGGGCTGGCACTGGAGGCTTTGGACCAGGGGGCCAAGGAttaggaaaaagaaaaccatcTAAATCTG GTTATGGAGGAGCTGGGTATGGATTAGGAGGTGGTTCTGGTAGAGTTGGAGCGGGACCTGGTGGCTATGGCCCAGGAGGTGGTCCTGGTGGAGTTGGAGCTGGACCTGGTGGCTATGGCCCAGGAGGTGGTCCTGGTGGAGTTGGAGCTGGACCTGGTGGTTATGGCCCAGGAGGATATGGTCCAACTGGAACTGGAACAGGGCCTTTAGGTTATGGGCCTGGAGGTGTTGGACCTGGCGGTTATGGCCCAGGAGCTGCTGGAACTGGTGGTTATGGCCCAGGAGCTGCTGGAACTGGTGGTTATGGCCCAGGAGGTGCTGGATCTGGGCCAGGGGGTTTTCGACCTGGTGGTGTGGGTGGATACGGACCCGGTGGCCAAGCACTTGCGAAAAGGAAGCCTCCTAAATCAGGTTATGGCTCGTCGTTGGGTGGAACTGGCTACAGACCAG gtggtggaggaggagtgctTCCTGGTGCAGGAACAGGAGGCATCATCGGGGGCCCAGGCGA TGTAGCAGGAGGAACAGCTGGGGCGGGAGGTGTTGCAGGAACGGGTCAGGGGCTAGGAGGTGGAGTTGGTGGTTTGCCAG GATATACTGGGGCTGGacaaaaat CTAGTGCACAGAAGGCAGCCAAATATGCAGCCATGCAGGCCTTACTGGGAGCTGGGGGCTTCAGAG GTGCTGGCTGTCAGGGTAAATACTGTGGCCGAAGGAGGAAGTGA